In the Syntrophorhabdaceae bacterium genome, one interval contains:
- a CDS encoding valine--tRNA ligase yields the protein MMEKVYDPHKIEQEWYRTWTEKGYFKGEGVSEKPPFSMVIPPPNVTGSLHMGHALNNTLQDIVTRFKRMAGFNALWVFGMDHAGIATQNVVERELAKEGMTRDMVGREKFIERVWEWKQQSGGTIIEQLKRLGASCDWSRERFTMDAGLSKAVREVFVRLYNEGLIYRGDYIVNWCPRCETALSDIESEHEETKGFLYHIKYPFADGEGALTVATTRPETMLGDTAVAVNPADERYGKYVGKYLIVPIVNRKVPVIGDAYVDTSFGTGVLKVTPAHDLNDFEIGRRCDLEIVKVIDEKGRMNDAALHYKGMDRFECREKIVEELKGMGLLEKMEPYDLGVGKCYRCKTVVEPTLSLQWFLRMKPLAIPAIEAVRSHKVRIIPDMWEKVYFEWMENIRDWCISRQIWWGHRIPVWYCDQCGAMHVSVEDMTLCPGCNGTLRQESDVLDTWFSSGLWPFSTLGWPEETDELKTFYPTSLLVTGFDILFFWVARMIMMGLKFMGDVPFREVYIHALVRDAEGKKMSKSKGNVIDPLIMIDQYGTDAFRFSLTMLAAQGRDILLSEERIEGSRNFVNKIWNASKLAFSFMEGLTPDAQKGKSGYLPDRWIRSRAQKVIGEVKSSIDTYRFNDAATALYTFVWREFCDWYLELIKPNLYGKAGGFDNEATKNILFRTLTDILKLLHPIMPFLTEELYQRLPARERESIMIAPFPVFDEDEVDSEAEEGMNMLMGIVDSIRNIRGETGIAPHVKIAAIIKAHEYRPLLEQYGYYIKELAKIEDLSFTEGDAPDQAAIGLYKGVEVFVPLKGVIDIDKELGRIRKELSKMETDMERLFNKLNNESFRQKAPEDVIVKSEGQYKELEEKREKLLVSKKVLEGLAGG from the coding sequence ATGATGGAAAAGGTTTACGATCCGCACAAAATCGAGCAGGAATGGTACCGCACATGGACGGAGAAGGGATATTTCAAGGGGGAGGGTGTGTCGGAAAAGCCCCCCTTTTCAATGGTCATACCTCCACCCAATGTCACCGGCTCGCTCCATATGGGTCATGCGCTGAATAACACCCTCCAGGATATAGTAACCCGTTTTAAAAGGATGGCGGGGTTTAATGCCCTCTGGGTATTCGGGATGGACCATGCCGGTATTGCCACCCAAAACGTGGTGGAGAGGGAGCTTGCCAAAGAGGGCATGACCCGGGACATGGTGGGAAGAGAAAAGTTCATCGAGCGGGTCTGGGAGTGGAAGCAGCAGTCCGGCGGGACTATCATCGAGCAGCTCAAAAGGCTCGGGGCTTCATGTGACTGGTCGCGGGAGCGCTTTACCATGGATGCGGGCCTGTCGAAGGCAGTGCGTGAGGTATTTGTAAGGCTCTACAACGAGGGCCTTATCTACCGGGGCGATTATATCGTCAACTGGTGCCCCCGCTGCGAGACGGCGCTTTCCGATATAGAATCGGAACACGAAGAGACCAAGGGTTTTCTTTACCATATCAAGTACCCCTTTGCCGACGGTGAAGGCGCCCTTACCGTGGCGACCACCAGACCGGAAACAATGCTGGGCGACACAGCGGTGGCGGTAAATCCCGCGGACGAGCGGTACGGAAAATATGTGGGAAAATATTTGATCGTACCCATCGTCAACAGGAAGGTCCCTGTGATAGGGGATGCCTATGTGGATACCTCCTTCGGCACCGGGGTGCTCAAGGTTACCCCTGCCCATGACCTGAATGACTTCGAAATCGGCAGGCGGTGCGACCTCGAAATAGTGAAAGTTATCGACGAGAAGGGCAGGATGAACGACGCCGCCCTCCATTACAAGGGCATGGACCGTTTCGAATGCAGGGAGAAAATCGTGGAGGAGTTGAAGGGGATGGGCCTCCTCGAAAAGATGGAACCCTATGACCTCGGCGTGGGTAAGTGCTACCGCTGCAAGACCGTGGTAGAGCCCACCCTTTCACTCCAGTGGTTTCTCAGGATGAAACCCCTGGCTATCCCCGCCATCGAGGCGGTGAGGAGCCACAAGGTGAGGATTATCCCCGACATGTGGGAAAAAGTCTACTTTGAATGGATGGAGAATATCAGGGATTGGTGCATCTCCCGGCAGATCTGGTGGGGCCACCGGATACCTGTCTGGTACTGCGACCAGTGCGGCGCAATGCATGTATCAGTGGAGGATATGACGCTCTGCCCCGGGTGCAACGGGACCCTGCGCCAGGAATCGGACGTCCTGGATACATGGTTTTCCTCGGGGTTGTGGCCCTTCAGCACCCTCGGCTGGCCCGAAGAGACGGACGAGCTCAAGACCTTCTACCCCACTTCCCTGCTTGTTACCGGATTCGACATCCTCTTCTTCTGGGTCGCCAGGATGATTATGATGGGGCTCAAGTTTATGGGAGACGTGCCTTTCAGGGAAGTCTATATCCACGCCCTCGTCCGGGATGCGGAAGGGAAGAAGATGAGCAAGTCGAAGGGGAACGTGATCGACCCCCTCATTATGATAGACCAGTACGGCACCGATGCCTTCAGGTTCTCCCTCACCATGCTCGCCGCCCAGGGGAGGGACATTCTTCTCTCGGAAGAGAGGATCGAAGGATCGAGAAATTTCGTCAATAAAATATGGAACGCCTCGAAACTCGCCTTTTCCTTTATGGAGGGCCTCACCCCCGACGCTCAAAAGGGGAAATCCGGCTATCTTCCCGACAGGTGGATACGCTCGAGGGCGCAGAAGGTAATAGGAGAAGTGAAATCGAGCATCGACACTTACAGGTTTAACGATGCCGCAACGGCTCTCTATACCTTTGTGTGGCGCGAATTCTGCGACTGGTACCTTGAGCTGATAAAGCCGAATCTCTATGGAAAAGCAGGGGGCTTCGACAACGAAGCCACGAAGAACATTCTCTTCAGGACCCTGACCGATATCCTGAAACTCCTTCACCCCATCATGCCCTTTCTCACGGAAGAGCTGTACCAACGGCTCCCGGCCCGGGAACGGGAGAGCATCATGATCGCCCCTTTCCCTGTATTTGATGAAGACGAGGTCGATTCAGAGGCGGAAGAGGGGATGAATATGCTTATGGGAATCGTCGATTCAATCCGGAATATCAGGGGCGAGACGGGTATCGCCCCGCACGTGAAGATCGCCGCGATAATAAAGGCCCATGAATACAGGCCTTTGCTCGAACAATATGGCTATTATATAAAAGAGCTGGCAAAAATCGAGGACCTGAGCTTCACGGAGGGAGATGCCCCGGATCAGGCGGCCATCGGTCTGTACAAAGGAGTCGAGGTCTTTGTCCCTCTCAAGGGGGTAATCGATATCGATAAAGAACTGGGAAGAATCAGGAAAGAGCTCTCCAAGATGGAAACCGATATGGAAAGACTTTTCAACAAGCTCAATAACGAATCTTTCAGGCAGAAAGCGCCCGAGGACGTAATTGTCAAGAGCGAGGGCCAGTATAAGGAGCTCGAGGAAAAGAGGGAGAAGCTTCTCGTGAGCAAGAAAGTCCTGGAAGGGTTGGCCGGGGGCTAG
- a CDS encoding DUF294 nucleotidyltransferase-like domain-containing protein, giving the protein MPLNFAIVDSFLKEKGEVMRDKTLLRHERSRILGELRDRLEGSLREQEAFEAEFNSLVAERIRKAAGVEDLFTLHQKAIAGVGKYFLEEDNVVDVHDLFRIVRDRITERVLLLVEEEMELQGYGPRPCPYGWIGLGSEGRDEQTLVTDQDNMLIYGEEADEEGPLQPHLVERFHEYRKDMGIDDGFEKKETSKAVIDFYYKIFSEKAVERLHEVGFEKCSGNVMPSNPKWRGSLKDWRQRLDQRLTFERGDFDGLDVIILTDARYLAGDRALLHELLGGFFPRLTGNKHMMKDFIESAVLMPTALSFFGKFKVQNTGDHKDMLNLKLHGWAPLILAVRMLALSNSIFEPNTLKRIRGLRAGNMIKKEMESDLIEAYLTFVKFRIMNQLTSGKRENHMDLSFMRPDMLGPHEQEKLRKAMRAVEALQKYIQSVLLFGQAI; this is encoded by the coding sequence ATGCCGCTCAATTTCGCCATCGTAGACTCCTTTCTCAAAGAAAAAGGCGAAGTGATGAGAGACAAGACATTACTCCGCCATGAGAGGAGCCGGATCCTTGGCGAGCTCCGGGACAGGCTGGAAGGTTCCCTCCGGGAACAGGAGGCTTTCGAGGCGGAATTCAACTCCCTCGTGGCTGAAAGGATCAGGAAAGCCGCGGGAGTGGAGGATCTTTTCACTCTCCATCAAAAGGCCATTGCAGGGGTAGGGAAATATTTTCTGGAAGAGGATAACGTGGTGGATGTCCATGACCTCTTTCGCATCGTGCGGGACCGGATAACCGAAAGGGTGCTTCTTCTCGTGGAAGAGGAGATGGAGCTCCAGGGATACGGACCCCGGCCGTGCCCTTATGGGTGGATAGGTCTTGGGAGCGAGGGCAGGGATGAGCAGACCCTGGTCACGGACCAGGACAACATGCTCATCTATGGTGAAGAGGCCGACGAAGAGGGGCCACTTCAGCCGCACCTCGTGGAACGGTTCCATGAATACCGAAAGGACATGGGTATCGATGACGGGTTCGAGAAGAAAGAGACCTCCAAGGCCGTTATCGATTTCTATTATAAGATCTTCTCCGAAAAGGCCGTGGAGAGGCTCCATGAGGTGGGTTTCGAAAAGTGCTCCGGAAACGTGATGCCCTCGAATCCGAAATGGAGAGGCTCCTTAAAAGACTGGCGGCAGAGACTGGACCAGAGGCTCACCTTCGAGAGAGGTGATTTTGACGGACTCGATGTAATAATCCTTACCGATGCCCGCTATCTGGCGGGTGACAGAGCCCTTCTTCACGAGCTTCTCGGAGGCTTTTTCCCCCGTCTTACCGGCAATAAGCATATGATGAAGGACTTCATAGAATCGGCGGTCCTTATGCCTACGGCGCTCAGCTTCTTCGGAAAATTCAAGGTGCAGAATACAGGGGACCATAAAGATATGCTCAATCTCAAGCTTCACGGATGGGCGCCCCTCATTCTCGCAGTCAGGATGCTCGCTCTGTCCAATAGTATTTTTGAGCCCAATACGTTAAAGCGCATCCGGGGGCTTCGGGCGGGCAATATGATAAAGAAAGAGATGGAGAGCGATCTGATCGAGGCATATCTTACGTTCGTAAAGTTCCGGATAATGAATCAGCTGACCTCCGGTAAAAGGGAAAATCACATGGACCTGAGCTTCATGAGACCGGATATGCTGGGGCCTCATGAGCAGGAGAAGCTGCGGAAGGCCATGAGGGCGGTCGAGGCATTGCAGAAATATATTCAATCCGTTCTGCTTTTCGGGCAGGCAATCTAG
- a CDS encoding CBS domain-containing protein gives MKVVELMNKDVVTCHASETLAVIVNKFELFGIAGMPVVEKGKLVGIICQSDVLRGLKSGEMQKLTVRDVMVSDVITAPSTESVVNLAKIMIEKGVNRVPIVESDSLVGIVTRGDIIKAVAESG, from the coding sequence ATGAAAGTGGTAGAGCTTATGAACAAGGACGTGGTGACGTGCCACGCCTCTGAGACGCTGGCGGTTATCGTGAATAAATTCGAGCTTTTCGGCATCGCCGGCATGCCGGTCGTGGAGAAGGGGAAGCTCGTAGGCATCATATGCCAGAGTGATGTACTTCGGGGGCTCAAGTCCGGGGAGATGCAGAAGCTTACGGTCCGCGATGTCATGGTGTCGGACGTAATCACTGCGCCGTCAACGGAATCTGTGGTAAATCTGGCCAAGATTATGATAGAAAAAGGGGTCAACAGGGTGCCGATCGTCGAGAGCGACAGCCTCGTGGGCATCGTGACGAGGGGAGATATCATTAAAGCAGTCGCTGAATCCGGTTAA
- the gatC gene encoding Asp-tRNA(Asn)/Glu-tRNA(Gln) amidotransferase subunit GatC, protein MKINKDVVEYVAHLGRLELEPHEAELYTSQLDRILEHMDTLNALDTEGIEPTSHAVPVSCVLREDISRESLSVEGSVSNAPDRKGSFFKVPPVIEVD, encoded by the coding sequence ATGAAGATCAACAAAGACGTGGTGGAATATGTAGCCCACCTGGGCAGGCTTGAGCTCGAGCCCCACGAGGCAGAGCTCTACACTTCTCAGCTTGACCGGATACTCGAGCATATGGATACCCTGAACGCCCTCGATACGGAAGGCATCGAGCCGACGAGTCACGCGGTACCGGTCTCGTGCGTGTTGAGAGAGGACATAAGCAGGGAATCGCTGAGCGTCGAAGGCTCGGTCAGTAATGCGCCGGACCGGAAGGGCAGCTTCTTTAAAGTCCCTCCCGTCATAGAGGTAGATTAG